DNA from Pseudomonas mendocina:
TTCTGTCCGCCGAAGCCGATGCGCCCCGGCGTATAGCTGCGTTGCACCTCGTAGAGGATATCGCGCGCAACCCCTTGGGCCACGCTGGCACCGCAGTAACGCTCGATCAGGTAGATGTAGAGGTCGCAGGCCGAGGTGACGCCACCGGCGCAATACAGGTTGTCGGCGTCGGACAGGTGCTTATCCTGATTCAACTGCACCTTGGGGAAGCGTTCGGCGAATTCGCGGAAGAAGCGCCAGTAGGTGGTCGCTTCCTTGCCGTCTAGCAGGCCGGCCTCGGCCATCCAGAACACGCCAGTGGCTTCGCCACAAATCGCCGTGCCTGCAGCATGGCGGCTACTTAGCCAATCCAGCACCTGCGGGTAGCGCTTGCACAGAGCGTCGAAGTCGTCCCAGAAGGCGGGCAGGATGATCACGTCGCAGGTATCAAGGCCGCCATCCACTGGCAGGCGCACATTACTGAAACTGTTCACGGGGAGGCCGTCCGGGCTGACCAGATGAATCTCGAACGGTGGCTCAAAACCCAGCCCCTGCTGCTTGGCATAACGAATGCCGGCCATGTGGAAGAAGTCCTTGGCCTGCATCAGGGTGGAGGCGAATACGCCATCGGTGGCGAGAATGCTGACACGGCGCAAGGCTGCGCGCGGCGGTGTGATAACCATGGGTATTTATTCTTATTCAAGGCTAAGTGGTCATGCGGCGGCTGGATCGTCTTATTTTTTGGCGCTTGTGTCCAGTGCGACCAAGCGGTTGCTTGGCTAAAGTCGAGGCCATGCTTTTTGTCCGCCTCAGACACAGGTAGTGCCATGATCCCCAGAACGATATTCAGCTCCGACCATGAACTGTTTCGCGACAGCGTGCGCAAGTTTCTCGAGCAGGAGGCCGTTCCCTATCACCACCAGTGGGAAAAGGACGGCCATGTCGACCGCGCGCTTTGGAACAAGGCAGGCGAGGCCGGCATGCTCTGCTCGCATATTCCTGAAGAGTACGGCGGTATGGCGGCCGACTTCCTCTACAGCACCGTGGTGATCGAGGAAATCGGGCGTCTGGGCCTGACCGGCATCGGCTTCTCCCTGCATTCGGATATCGTCGCGCCCTACATCCTCCATTACGGCAGCGAAGCGCAGAAGCAGCATTACCTGCCCAAGCTGGTGAGCGGCGAGATGGTCACCGCCATCGCCATGACCGAACCGGGCGCCGGCTCCGACTTGCAGGGCGTGAAGACCACCGCCGTGCTCGACGGCGACGAGTACGTGATCAACGGCTCGAAGACTTTCATCACCAACGGCTGGCTGGCTGATCTGGTGATCGTCGTGGCCAAGACTGATCCCAAGGCCGGTGCCAAGGGCACCAGTCTGTTCCTGGTCGAGGCCAACACGCCCGGGTTCTCCAAGGGCAAGCGCCTGGAGAAGGTCGGCATGAAGGCGCAGGACACCTCCGAGCTGTTCTTCCAGGATGTGCGCGTGCCCAAGGAAAATCTGCTGGGCCAGCCGGGCATGGGCTTCGCCTATTTGATGCAGGAATTACCTCAGGAGCGCCTGACCGTCGGCATTGGCGCCCTGGCGTCGGCCGAAGCGGCGCTGCAATGGACGCTCGACTACACCCGCGAGCGCAAGGCGTTCGGTAAGTCGGTGTCGGACTTCCAGAATACGCGTTTCAAGCTGGCCGAGATGGCCACCGAGATACAGGTGGGGCGCGTTTTCGTCGATCGCTGCCTGGAGCTGCATCTGCAGCGCAAGCTGGACGTGCCCACAGCCGCGATGCTCAAGTATTGGGGTACCGACCTGCAGTGTAAGGTGCTCGACGAATGCGTGCAGTTGCACGGCGGTTACGGCTTCATGTGGGAATATCCGGTGGCGCGGGCCTGGGCCGATGCGCGAGTGCAGCGAATCTACGCCGGCACCAACGAGATCATGAAGGAGATCATCGCTCGCTCCCTGGTCTGAGGGCGGCTGATGCCAAGAAAAAGCCCGGCAATGCCGGGCTTTTTCGTTGCGCGCTGAATCAGGGCGCTGGGTTGGGCTGCGCCTTGTGGATCGCCTCGATACCGGCAAGCACCTCCTCGGAGAGCTTCAGCTCGGCGCTGGCCAGGTTGCTGTCCAGTTGCTCCAGGCTGGTAGCGCCGATGATGTTGCTGGTCACGAAGGGCTGCGCGGTAACGAAGGCCAAGGCCATCTGTGCCGGATCCAGGCCATGCTCACGGGCCAGGGCGACGTAGCGCGAACAGGCTGCTTCCGACTGCGGGTTGGTGTAGCGAGCGAAGCGGCTGAACAGGCTGATGCGTGTGCCTTGCGGGCGGGCGCCGCCTTCGTACTTGCCGCTGAGCATGCCGAACGCCAGGGGCGAATAGGCCAGCAGGCCGCACTGTTCGCGAATCGCCACTTCCGCCAGGCCTACTTCGAAGCTGCGGTTGAGCAGGTTGTAGGGGTTCTGGATCGAGACTGCACGCGGCCAGCCACGTTGTTCGGCCAGTTGCAGGAATTTCATTGTCCCCCATGGCGTCTCATTGGACAGGCCGATATGGCGGATCTTGCCGGCTTTCACCTGCTCGTCGAGTACTTCCAGGGTTTCTTCCAGCGGCGTGAAATCGACGTCCTGGTGGCGATAGCCGAGCTGGCCGAAGAAGTTGGTCGGGCGCTCCGGCCAGTGCAGTTGGTACAGGTCGATCCAGTCGGTCTGTAGGCGTTTCAGGCTGGCGTCCAGCGCGGCGACGATGTGCGCACGGTTGAACTTCAACTGGCCGTCACGGATATGGCTGATGCCATTGCCGGGGCCGGCGATCTTGCTGGCCAGAATCCAGTCGGCGCGGTCACCGTGCTGCTTGAAGTAGTTGCCGATGATCTGTTCGGTCTTGCTGTAGGTCTCGGCGCGCGGTGGCACCGGATACATCTCGGCGGTATCGATGAAGTTGACGCCGCCGGCCTTGGCTCGCTCGATCTGGGCAAAGCCTTCGGCTTCGCTGTTCTGCTCGCCCCAGGTCATGCTGCCCAGGCACAGGGCGCTGACATCGAGATCGGTTCGGCCTAGCTTGCGGTATTCCATGAGGTGTTCCCTTGGCAAAAGAGCCATACAAGCAGGTTGAAATTTTTTTCGCAATCAGGATAATCCGCCACCTCTTTCTGCGGTGGAAGTGATGCGCCGCCTGCCGAAGAATCTTGCCGTATTGTGGACGCGCTGACCCGAGCCCCCGATAGCGTCCGTATGCGGCTGCCTTTGACTTGTCAAAGTACGCACTATTCAGTAAGATCCGCCGTCTATTTTTGCTGGGCGGCCCCTGAGGCTATAAAGAATGAAAACTTTTACTGCTAAACCGGAAACAGTAAAACGCGACTGGTTCGTCGTTGATGCTGCTGGCAAGACCCTGGGTCGTCTGGCCACCGAAATCGCGAGCCGTCTGCGTGGCAAGCACAAGCCTGAGTACACTCCTCACGTTGACACTGGCGACTACATCGTCGTGATCAATGCCGAGCAGGTACGTGTGACTGGTGCCAAGACCAGCGACAAAATGTACTACTCCCACTCCGGCTTCCCGGGCGGCATCAAAGAGATCAACTTCGAGAAGCTGATCGCTCGTGCTCCTGAGCGCGTGATCGAGACTGCGGTCAAAGGCATGCTGCCGAAGAACCCGCTGGGTCGCGACATGTATCGTAAGCTGAAGGTGTACAAGGGTGCAGTTCACCCGCACACCGCTCAGCAGCCCCAAGAACTGAAGATTTAACGGAATAGTTCATTATGTCGGCGACTCAAAATTACGGCACTGGCCGTCGCAAGACCGCAACCGCGCGCGTTTTCCTGCGTCCGGGTACTGGTAACATCTCGATCAACAACCGCGCCCTGGATACCTTCTTCGGTCGTGAAACCGCTCGCATGGTCGTGCGTCAGCCGCTGGAGCTGACCGAGACTGTTGAGAAGTTCGACATCTTCGTCACCGTTGCTGGTGGTGGTGTCAGCGGTCAGGCCGGTGCGATCCGTCACGGTATCACCCGCGCTCTGATCGAGTACGACGAGACCCTGCGCAGCCCGCTGCGTAAAGCTGGTTACGTCACTCGTGATGCCCGTGAAGTTGAGCGTAAGAAAGTCGGTCTGCGTAAAGCGCGTAAGCGTCCGCAGTACTCGAAGCGTTAATCGCGTCTACGCTTGCACAAGCGCCCAGTTTCCTTACGGAGCTGGGCGTTTTTTATGGGCGTGGCGAAATGATGCGACAACGTGCCGCATGCGCGCAGGCCGCGCGCGACAAGGCTTTCGTCAGTCTCTTGGCGGGTAATTACCTTGTCAGAAAAGGGGCTTTTCTTTACCATTTGGCGAATTTTTTGCGCGGCCCGATTTTTACTTAGTAGAGGCCTGAACAACAGGCCACAAAGCTGATGGGAGACGACTGAATGAGCAATGACGGCGTGAATGCAGGCCGGCGTCGCTTCCTGGTTGCAGCCACCTCCGTGGTGGGTGCAGCAGGAGCGGTAGGTGCTGCGACTCCGTTCGTGGGGTCATGGTTCCCCAGTGCCAAGGCCAAGGCGGCCGGTGCACCGGTGAAGGTGAACGTCAGCAAGATCGAGGCGGGTCAGCAGATGGTTGCTGAGTGGCGCGGTCAGCCGGTGTTCATCGTGCGCCGTACCGAGGAGATCCTGGCTAACCTGACCAAGATCGAAGGCAGCGTAGCTGACCCCGAATCCGCTGCTTCCGTGCAGCCGGAGTACGTCGACAAGAAAACTCGCTCGATCAAACCCGAGCTGCTGGTGCTGGTCGGTCTGTGCACCCACCTGGGTTGCTCGCCGTCCTTCCGCCCGGAAGTGGCTCCGGCCGATCTGGGTGCCGAGTGGGTCGGCGGTTACTTCTGCCCTTGTCATGGTTCTCGTTACGACCTCGCTGGGCGTGTCTACAAGGCGCAGCCGGCTCCGCTGAACCTGCCGGTGCCGCCCTACAGCTACGAGACGGATGATGTGATCATCATCGGTGTGGACCAGGAGAAGGCCTGATGAGCAAATTCATGGAATGGGTGGATGCGCGCTTCCCTGCCACCAAGATGTGGGAAGACCATCTCTCCAAATACTACGCACCGAAGAATTTCAACTTCTTCTACTTCTTTGGCTCGCTGGCGCTGCTGGTGCTGGTCAACCAGATCGTTACCGGTATCTGGCTGACCATGAGCTTCACTCCGTCCGCCGAGGAAGCCTTCGCCTCCGTCGAATACATCATGCGTGATGTCGAGTACGGCTGGATCCTGCGCTACCTGCACTCCACCGGCGCTTCGGCGTTCTTCGTGGTGGTCTACCTGCACATGTTCCGCGGTCTGCTCTACGGCTCGTACCAGAAGCCGCGCGAGCTGGTGTGGATCTTCGGCATGCTGATCTACCTGGTGCTGATGGCCGAGGCCTTCATGGGCTACCTGCTGCCTTGGGGCCAGATGTCCTACTGGGGTGCCCAGGTGATCATCTCGCTGTTCGGTGCCATCCCGGTGATCGGCGATGACCTGACCCAGTGGATCCGTGGTGACTACCTGATCTCCGGCATCACCCTGAACCGCTTCTTCGCCCTGCACGTGATCGCGCTGCCTATCGTGCTGCTCGGCCTGGTCGTGCTGCACATTCTGGCGCTGCACGAAGTCGGTTCGAACAACCCTGATGGCGTCGACATCAAGAAGTTCAAGGACGAGAACGGTGTGCCGCTCGACGGGATCGCGTTCCACCCTTACTACACCGTGAAAGACATCGTCGGCGTTGTAGTCTTCCTCTTCGTATTCTGCTTCGTGGTGTTCTTCTTCCCGGAAATGGGGGGCTACTTCCTCGAGAAGCCGAACTTCGAAGCGGCCAACCCGTTCAAGACGCCTGATCACATCGCTCCGGTTTGGTACTTCACGCCGTTCTACGCGATTCTGCGCGCAGTACCGGACAAGCTGCTCGGCGTTATCGCCATGGGCGCTGCCATCGCGGTGCTGTTCGTGCTGCCCTGGCTCGACCGTAGCCCGGTCAAGTCCATGCGTTACAAGGGTTGGCTGAGCAAGATCTGGCTGGTGGTCTTCTGCATCTCCTTCGTCATCCTCGGCGTACTGGGTGTGCTGGCTCCGACCCCGGGTCGTACCCTGCTGTCGCAGATCTGCACGTTCCTGTACTTCGCGTACTTCGTCCTGATGCCGTTCTACACCAGGATGGAGAAGACCAAACCGGTTCCGGAAAGGGTGACTGGCTGATGAAAAAGCTCTTCGCTGCATTTGTTTTCGCTGCGCTGCCTGCCCTGGCCATGGGCGCTGCCAGCAACCATCCGCTGGACAAGGTGGATATCGACCTGCGCGACAAGGCTGCCATGCAGGATGGCGCGCGTACTTTCGCCAACTACTGCATGGGCTGCCACTCGGCCCAGTATCAGCGCTACGAGCGTGTTGCCGATGACCTTGGTATCCCGCACGAAGTCATGCTGGACAATCTGGTGTTCAACGACGCCAAGATTGGTGACCACATGAAGATCGGCATGAAACCGGCCGATGCCAAGGCATGGTTCGGTGCGGCACCGCCCGATCTGACTCTGGTCGCTCGTGTGCGTGGTACCGATTGGCTGTATACCTACCTGCGTACCTTCTACGCTGACCCGACTCGCCCGCTGGGAGCCAACAACAAGGTGTTCCCGAACGTGGGTATGCCCAATGTACTGGTCAGCCTGCAGGGCAATCAGGTCATTGGTTGCAAGCAGGTTCAGGTAGTGGAAAACGGCAAGAAGCAGTTCGACCCGCTGACCGGTACGCCGATCACTCACGAGGCCTGTGACCAACTGACCGTCGAGCCGAACACCGGCAAGCTGAGCGAAGCCGAGTTCGACGAGAAGGTGAAGAACCTGGTGACCTTCCTGGCCTACTCGGCCAACCCGGTCAAGCTGGAGTCCCAGCGCATCGGTACCTACGTGCTGCTGTACCTGGCGTTCTTCTTCGTGTTCGCCTACCTGCTCAAGCGTGAGTACTGGAAGGACGTACACTAAGCCGTTCGACTTGTAACAAACCTGCGCGCCCTTATGGGCGCGCAGGTTTTTATGCCTTCCATACCTGACGGTTTCCTTGTGAGTCCGTCGCCTGCGACGTCAGAAATTGCTTACGGCAATTTTTCGTGTTTCTGGAAAATCAAAAAAGCGAGGAGGATCGCCATGGCGGTGACCAATAGGTTGACCTGCTACTCCGACCCCGCCGATCACTATTCCCATCGCGTGCGTCTGGTGCTCGCCGAGAAAGGTGTCAGCGTCGAGATCGTCGATGTCGAGCTGGGCCGTTGCCCGCCCAAGCTGGCTGAAGTGAACCCCTACGGCAGTGTGCCGACCCTGGTCGATCGCGACCTGGCGTTGTATGAATCGTCCGTGGTGATGGAATATCTGGACGAGCGTTATCCGCATCCGCCGTTATTGCCGGTCTATCCGGTGGCACGTGCCAACAGCCGCCTGCTGATGCACCGCATCCAGCGTGACTGGTGCGCGCTGGTCGACCGTATTCTCGACAAGCGCAGCAAGGAAGCCGAGCGCCAGCTGGCGCGCAAGGAGCTTCGTGAGAGCCTGACGGGCGTCTCGCCACTATTTGCTGACAAGCCGTTCTTTCTCAGTGAGGAATTGAGTCTGGTGGATTGCTGTCTGCTGCCGATTCTCTGGCGTCTACCGCTATTGGGAATCGAGCTACCGCGCCCGGCGAAGCCTTTGCTTGACTACATGGAGCGTCAGTTCGCTCGTGATACCTTTCAGGCCAGTCTTTCCGCTGCCGAGCGCGCAATGCGCTGAGACTTAGGAGGAAAATCATGAATTCCAGCCGTCCTTATCTGGTTCGTGCGCTTTACGAGTGGATAGTCGATAACGACTGCACACCGCATCTTCTGGTCAATGCCGAATACCCAGGCGTGCAGGTTCCGTCGGGCTTTGCCAGTGATGGTCAGATCGTATTGAATGCGTCGCCCAGCGCGGTTCGTCAGCTGCATATGGACAACCAGGCGGTGAGTTTCGAAGGGCGCTTTGGTGGCGTGGCTCATACGTTGTATATCCCGGTGCCAGCGATATTGGCGATCTATGCGCGTGAGAATGGGCAGGGCATGGTCTTCGACATGGAGCCGCCAGTTGCCTCTGGCCCGGAAGAGCCGGGGCCGGACGATGGTGGTCCTGATGACGGTGGCGAGCCGCCACGTCCCAGTGGCCGGCCAAGCCTCAAAGTGGTCAAGTAAGACGTGTACGAATGAAAACGGGGCGCCACTGGCGCCCCGTTTTGCTTGCTGCTCTTGAGTGATTCAGTTGGTGTACTCGAACAGTCGCACCACTTTCTGTACGCCCGATACGCTTTGCACGACGCGGGTGGAAGCGTTGGCCTCTTCACGGGTGACCAGGCCGAGCATGTAGACGATGCCGTTCTCGGTGACCACTTTGACACGTGTGCTCGGCACGCTGGCGTCACCGAGCATCTGGGTCTTGATCTTGGTGGTCAGCAGCGAGTCATTGCTGCGTGCCAGCAGCGACGCAGGTTGTTGCACTTGCAGTTCGTTGTAGACCTTTTTCACGCCTTGTACGCGGCGTGCGGTCTGAGCGGCCAGATCTTTCAGTTCGCTACGTGGCGTCTGGCCAGCGAGCAGGATCACGCCGTTGTAGCTGGTGACGACGATGCGTGACGTGGGAGTGGACAGGTCGGCATGGGCGTTGCTGATCTGCGATGCCACATCCGGGCCGAGGAACTGGTCGTCGATCTTGTTGCCGATGCTACGGCTGCCGCAGCCAGCGAGCACCAGGGAAAAGGCCAGGGCGGCAATGATCAGTGCGGAACGTTTCATTCTTCACTCCCAAACAATTGACTATCGATCAGGTCGCACAGGCAGTGGATGACCAGCAGGTGGACTTCCTGGATGCGTGCGGTGACTTTGGCTGGAACGCGGATTTCCACGTCCTCGGGTAACAGTAGCGAGGCCATGCCGCCGCCGTCGCGCCCGGTGAGGGCGACAACAGTCATCTCGCGATCATGTGCAGCTTGAATGGCCTGGATGACATTTGCCGAGTTGCCGCTGGTGGAAATTGCCAGCAGCACGTCGCCGGGTTGGCCGAGTGCTCGAATCTGCTTGGAGAAAATCTCGTTGTAGCTGTAGTCGTTGGCGATCGAGGTGATGGTCGAGCTGTCGGTGGTCAGGGCGATGGCCGGCAGGCTCGGGCGCTCGCGCTCGAAGCGGTTGAGCAGTTCTGAGGAAAAGTGCTGGGCATCGCCCGCAGAGCCACCGTTGCCGCAGGTAAGAATCTTGCCCTCGTTGAGCAGCGCTTGAACCATCACCATGCTGGCGTGCTCGATGTAGGGGCTCAGGACTTCCATGGCCTGTTGCTTGGTGTCGATGCTGGCTTGGAAGAGCTGGAGGATTCGGGATTGCATGTCCATCGGATAAACCTTGAGTGTGCGGTCTTCAGGCGTCGAAGGCGTTCTTGATCCAGTCGAGATGTGTGGCGCCGTTAGTGCTGATGGCGACCACGTCGAAGCGGCAGGGGTGGCGTGCCCAGCGAGACTGCTGCTGGAGGAAGAGCTCGGCGGCCATGATCAACTTGCCACGCTTGCGCGCATCGACACTCTCCAGGGCGCCGCCCCAGGCGCTGTGACGGCGGGCGCGGACTTCGACGAATACTACTGTATCGCCATCAAGCATGACCAGATCGAGCTCGCCTTGGCGACATCTCCAGTTCTGTTCGATCAGGCGCAAGCCGTTCCGTTCCAGGTGCTGACGTGCCGCCTGCTCGGCGGCACGGCCCAGATCGTTATGGCTGCTCAATTGATACTGTCGGGGAGTCGCTGAACCTGACCGCCACGGAACTCGGCCCAGGGCAGTTGGCGCTCGATACGTTGCGCCGGGTTCAGGCTGAGGCTGCCGGACAGGCCGTCGATACGTGACTCCGGCAGTGCCTTGAGTTGACCCAGGCGTGGTGCCAGGCGATAGGCGTCGACGCCCATGGCATAGAGGCGGCCGAGGCTGCCACCGGCTTGTGGCCACTGGTTGCTGACTTCCTGGCGCAGTGGTGCGTGGGCGTCCAGCAGCCATGGGGTTTCGCAGAAGCGGATGCCTTCCAGATCCTGGTACTGGGCCTGGCTGTGGGCGCCAGTGAACAGGTGTGAGGTGGCATACACCGGTACGTCGCCCGCGTACTGGAAGGCCAGGGTTGGCTTGATCTGCTGCGCCTGTTGTGGGGTTGCTGCAAGGAAGATGAAATCGACGTCCTGGCGACGTGCGGGCTGCGCATCCAGGCTGGTGCCCAGGGTGTTCTGCAGGCGGCGGGCGCGTGCTTCGCTCTCGCGTAGCTGGAACAGGTCGGCGATCTGTCGGGCCAGTTCTACAGGTTGGTCGACGTGCTCGGCGGCGATCAGGGTGCCGCCCTGGGCTTGCCAGCTCTGACGGAACGCATCGAGTACGCGGTCGCCCCATTCGCCGCGAGGTACCAGAGCCACGGCGCGGCGCATACCGTCGTTCCAGGCGCGACGAGCGACTTCGCGGGCTTCGTCTTCGGCGGCTAGGCCGAACTGGAATAGCTGCGCGGGGCCTTCCTGGCCGGAGTCGCTGTAGTTCAGTGCCAGGGTGGTGATAGGCAGTTGTTCACGGTCACTCAGCTGTTTGACCAGTGGTTTCTCCAGTGGGCCAACCACCAGCTGCACGCCGTCGGCCTGTGCCTGTTGGTAGAAGGCGTCCAGCGAGCCGATGCGGGCACTGTCGTAGAGTTTGATGTCCGGCGGGTTTTGACCGGCCTGCTGCGCTTCGTAATGGGCGGCGAGGAAACCGTCACGCAGGGCGCGTGCGACGCTGGCCAGTTGGCCTTCCTGGGGCAGCAGCAGGGCGATGCGGGTCAGTGGTTGGCTGGCCAGTTCACGCAGTTTGCTCAGTGCCTCTGGCAGTTGTTCGGCTGCCGGGTGCTGCGGATTTTGGGCGACCCACTGGTCGATGGCGGCTTGCTGCTGTTCCAGTGTGGCGCCACTTTTGGTGGCGCGAGCCAGTTCCAGCCAGCCAGCCAGGTCGCTATCGGCACCTGCGGATGTCTGGGGCGGCAGGTTGGAAACCAATTCCCAGATGCTTTCATGGTTGTCATGAGCGGCTTGGCCGCTCAGCAGTGGGGCAATGAACACGCGTTCGCGGGCAGCGGCCAGGGTCTGGCCATCGGCTTCCAGCGCGCGGGCGCGAACCAGCTGGGTGCGAACCTGTTGCTCGACTGGCAGCTCGCCCAGGCGTTCCAGGCTCGGGTGCAGCAGTGCTTTCAGGGCGCTCTTGGGCTGCTTGCGCTGCATGGCCAGTTCGGCCTTCAGCGTACTGGCGAAGATCTGTTGTGCGGGTTGCAGGCTGGCGATATCGATCTGCTCCAGAATGCGTGCGGCGCGCGCAACGTCTTTCTGCTGGTAAGCCTGGTCGGCAGCGGACAGGCGCAGTAGGGCGGCTTGCTCCGGCTTGCTGGCGTCGGCTTGCTGGAGCATCTGCTCGATGCTGGCTTGTGGGGTGCGCGGCAACTGGCCCAGGCTATTGGAGGGCGAGTTGGCGCAGGCGGCGAGCAGGCCTGCCAGAACGAGAGCAGAAAGAGGGCGCAGGCTAGCGATCATCGGGTCATCCTGATACTTGAGCAAAACGAGCGGCGATTGTACCCAAGGGTCGAGATCCATGCGATGCCGCCGGGACTTAACCGGCTAGAATGAGCGGTCTTTCAATTAACGAGGTGTTTCTTGTGACTCAGCCCGCTGTCGCCAGTGTTCAGCCCGGCACCTTATATGTGGTCGCCACGCCAATCGGCAATCTGGACGATATCAGTGCACGGGCGCTGCGGATTCTGCGAGATGTGGCGCTGATCGCTGCCGAAGATACCCGGCACTCCGCCCGCTTGATGCAGCATTTCGGCATTGCGACGCCCTTGGTTGCCTGTCATGAACATAATGAGCGTGAGCAGGGCGGACGTTTCATTGCCCGGCTGGAGGCTGGCGAGGATGTGGCGTTGATCTCCGATGCGGGGACGCCGCTGATTTCCGACCCGGGCTTTCATCTGGTGCGCCAGGTGCGTGCGGCGGGTTTCCCGGTGGTGCCTGTGCCCGGTGCCTGCGCATTGATCGCTGCGCTTTCTGCTGCCGGTCTGCCATCGGATCGTTTTATCTTCGAAGGTTTTCTGCCAGCCAAGGCGGCTGGACGTCGATCGCGGCTGGAGCAGGTACGTGAAGAGCCGCGAACGCTGATCTTCTACGAGGCGCCGCATCGCATTCTCGAATGCCTGGAGGATATGCGCGCGGTTTTCGGAGGTGAGCGGCAGGCCTTGCTTGCCCGCGAACTGACCAAGACTTTCGAGACGCTGAAGGGATTGCCACTGGATGAATTGTGCGCCTGGGTTGCCGCTGACAGTAATCAGCAGCGGGGCGAGTGCGTGGTGCTGGTGGCTGGTTGGCAGGCGCCGGAAGGTGATGAAGCGGTGAGCGCCGAGGCGTTGCGCGTGCTTGACCTGCTGCTGGCGGAAATGCCACTCAAGCGCGCAGCCGCGCTGGCGGCGGAGATCACCGGGGTGCGCAAGAATGTGCTCTATCAGGTCGCGTTGGAGCGCAAGGGTTAGGTGTAAGCCGTCGGTCTAGCTTGCAGCTTGCCATCACCCCCGGTACCCTTGCTGGCGGAGAGTCGATCGGGCAGTCGCTGCCTCGTTTCGTTCCGCGAAGCGGGGGGGAGGAAAGTCCGGGCTCCATAGGGCGGAGTGCCAGGTAACGCCTGGGAGGCGTGAGCCTACGGAAAGTGCCACAGAAAATAACCGCCTAAGCGCTTCGGCGCCGGTAAGGGTGAAAAGGTGCGGTAAGAGCGCACCGCACGGCTGGCAACAGTCCGTGGCTAGGTAAACCCCACTCGGAGCAAGACCAAATAGGGTTCCATTGGCGTGGCCCGCGCTGGAACCGGGTAGGTTGCTAAAGACGTGCAGTGATGTACGTCGTAGAGGAATGGCTGTCCTCGACAGAACCCGGCTTACAGATCGACTCTCCACCTTTCTTCTCCTCGTTGCGCGCTTCTAAACCCCCGCCCGTCTGATACCGAAAAATTCTTACTCTTAAGAAACTACTTTAAGTTTGATTTTCAGCTCGCTGGAATGGCTGGATTTTGCGTGTCGTTTTCCCGTCCCAGCATCGTTTTTCTCCTCGCTTTTGTTCGCTAAATCTCCGTCCTGTAAGGATTTTTCCCTTCTGACGCGCCTTGACGGTGGGGCGTACGCGTTCCTATAGTGTGCGCGAGTGGTAAAAAGTGGCATGAAGTGGGTTTTTATGGGCATGGAAAGCTAATTACAGGGGAAGCGCAGCCGTGTTTCGCGGAGCTAACGCCATCAGTCTCGACGCCAAAGGGCGCCTCGCGATGCCGAGTCGGTATCGTGACGAGCTCGTTTCGCGTTGTGCAGGCCAGCTCATCGTCACCATTGATGCTGTCGACCCCTGTCTCTGTGTCTATCCGTTGGCCGAATGGGAGCTGATCGAGAACAAGCTGCGCGAGCTGGCTTCCTTTCGTGAAGAGAACCGTCGCCTGCAGCGTTTGTTGATCGGTAATGCCGTCGATCTAGAGCTCGATGCCAGTGGCCGCTTCCTGGTGCCGCCGCGTCTGCGCGAGTACGCCAAGCTGGACAAGCGCG
Protein-coding regions in this window:
- the mraZ gene encoding division/cell wall cluster transcriptional repressor MraZ; amino-acid sequence: MFRGANAISLDAKGRLAMPSRYRDELVSRCAGQLIVTIDAVDPCLCVYPLAEWELIENKLRELASFREENRRLQRLLIGNAVDLELDASGRFLVPPRLREYAKLDKRAMLVGQLNKFQLWDEDTWNAVAEADLAAIKQPGALSDDLRDLIL